The Scylla paramamosain isolate STU-SP2022 chromosome 20, ASM3559412v1, whole genome shotgun sequence nucleotide sequence AATGTTTAAGTGATCAGTAAGGGAAGAATAAATAGCTATACCTCTACTCCAATGGACCAAAACTTAAAGTAACAAGGAATAATTTGTCCCTGTAAATGTTAAATGTACAACTCTAATGGACCAAAAATTAAAACTCAATTAGAGAGGAACAAACTGTCCCTGCAAATACTATATGTATCTAACTCTAATGGACCAGAAATTAAAATAGTTAGGGAGGAATAAATTGTCCCTGTAAATGCTACATGTCTTGCTCTGGGATAACAAAAGGTGGTTCTCTAGCTGCACTGACAGGTTCACCTTACCCATCGGTGATCTGCTGTACTGTACTGTACCTCTTGCAGCTCTATATGATGTGGACAAGACCATAGATATCAATACACAATTTCTCAGTTTCAATTTCTCATATAATAACATGTATGCCAGTATGAAAACACTCTCAACACATTACTTCTAGGCAACACATGCAATCAATTGGAATGCAAAATTTAGAGGCATCACAGTACATGAATGTTGTGACAGCAACATCTGATGGAATAAGAGTAAGCCAGAATTCTTTAGGCAACATAGTGAAACAGAGCTTCCCTCATTACAAAATCATAAATGAAAATGCTCCCAAAATTAAGTAAGTTTCATGCCATACTAGACACACTAAGTAAAGTAGCTCTCAAAACTACCTAAAAATAAGAGGTCTACATTCTGACAATGGATAATATCATTTGATACATTTGGTGATTAGTGGCAATAGTTGGTAACCCTGCACACTGGGGATGGTTGCCATACATTATAACCTGGGAAATACTAGATCAAAATATCAGCATCAAGTCAAGCCACGCATACCAACTTCACCAATGCGACACAAGATCAGGCAGCATATTTCATACTGTTCATTATGCCACAGTTCGCACTACACTTTAAGATAGTTTTGGGAGTTACAGTCCACCGTCCACAACACCCAACAGAAAACAGACTGAAAAATTGTTTGCAGTTTTTTACAGTCAAGTCCACACCATAAAGAGACAGTCTTCCCTCAAGCAGTGACAAGGGACACGGCCAGCACAACAGATCACCCACAGCTGATATAAACCTGTAATGCAGCTAGAGGTCAGTAATGGAGGGATAAATCTATATGAACACTATCTTGTCTTGCTATGAGGAGACAAAAATTAGtgaaaaggagaggaacaaaatGCCCATCTATCCACTAAGCTGTCAGCCTCCATAAAACAAGAGGCAGCAGAGACATGCATATATTCGCCACCACAAGCATTCCTTCACATGATATCCTATAAGCAAAATGTAAGGCAATAAGCACCctgtaaataagagaaaacaagaataaactgaaggataaaattgaaaaaaacaaacccTTGACACAAACTCTTCACTTAACATAAGAGAACAATGTaaagaaaagtacaagaaaataaatagcaaGGGAAGAAGTGAAGCATAAGatgacacaaaaaataaataaataaatagtttaaAAATGTACCAAAAGAGAACTGTGAATAGgaggcaagaagaagaagaagaagaagaagaagaagaagaagaagaagaagaagaagaagaagaagaagaagaagaagaagaagaagaagaagaagaagaagaagaagaagaagaagaagaagaaaagttaaaaatgcacctaaagggaaatgagagagagagagagagagagagagagagagagagagagagagagagagagagagagagagagagagagagagagagagagagagagagagagagagagagagagaggagagagagagagagagagagagagagagagaatgcatgcaAACCTCACCTGGTACTTGGCAGTCTTGTGAGAGATGATGATTCCCTTGCCTCCTGAAGCGGGCTCAATGCCAATCACCTTCCTCCGGCACAGACCATTGTAGCGTGGGCTGTTTACATTCTTCAGGTTGTTGGCCTCCTGTGCACACCAAGGCAGGGATGTTAGTGTTGCCAGACAGAGAACACGGAGAACGCTACCTGTCACTTAGCCACCACAGACTGACAGGGAGTGATTTAAATGCAAGTTATGACATACAAAGAGCAACAGAAGTCTGGCACTCGACTACTTGAGGTGGGgacaacatttttattttctactggGTAAGCAACGTGATTCCCACCAGGTGTGAGGTAAGAATGGAACACAAGGCAAGGCACGGCTACTCTAGACAGTAAATTTATATAAGTGCACCCAAACGTTTTCAaaactacatttttctggtaatgttgatgTGGTTTCAATGAATCTAATAACTTTCTGCCACaaatagtttttcttttttttcataccctctacacacacacacacacacacacacacacacacacacacacacacacacacacacacacacacactgagtagTATAAAGGTTAGCACGCTCAGCTCACAACCAAgcaggcccgggttcgaatcccaggcaCGGTGAGGCAAATGGgagagcctcttaatgtgttgCCCCTGTTCacttagcagcaagtaggtacgggatgtaactcaaggggttgtgacctcgctgttccAGTGTaaggtgtgtaagtggtcttattcctacccaaagatcggtcactatgaactctgagctctttccgtaggggagtGGCTGGCTGATGACCAGTAATCAtaggtgaataacacacacacacacacaatgatgtgacaaaaataaacagattCATACAAAcaaaatctacaaaaaaaatatgtagtttCATCCCCACGCacgacactgaaaaaaaacgttacttaaacaaacctaactaaacctaaccaaacctaatctaccttaatgataaatatgataaaaattaatGGTATTATAAGAAAACATGGTCTACTAAATTTACCAAATTAACACCTCAGGAACAAATAATCAGTGGTGATAAAGGTACACACCACTGTGTTAAGAGTGACCCGAGTGCTTCACTGAGAACAATGTTTTTTAGGGGGTTGATTTTTACTTTCTTGCCCATTCTTGGCCACCATGTTCTTGATCTTGCTCTTGCTGCTAACATTCTAAcctaagcctaacctaacctaattaaacctaactaaacctaaccaactaatccaataaatatgaaataaagcTGCTGCAGTACTGGGCAGCTCCCTACTTATTTTACTCAAGAACAAAAAGCTCTGTCTCATGAGAGGTAAGAATTGCTGCTGTTCCAAGGGcgattatataattttttttttttttatgtgacatGTGCACTTATAAAAATACCCTGCTGACTCCCACCACTCAGCCTCAGTGTGTTGGTCTGCCTCACCTTGGAGAAGGGCTTGCTGacattcctcttcttcagcaGGTTTGCGTGGTTGTTCCTGATGACCTGCCAGCACAAGTCAGACGACATCTTGGTGGTTTTTCTGCAACATAAAACATCAATTAGCAAACACCACAGCAGTGATAACCCTTTGCTGCTGacactagaaaaagaaaaaattaataaacaatagCTGAGCCGTGTTAACCTTTAAGCATCTCACAGTCCAAATGCCTCGCTCCCTAACTATCTCCTGGCTGAAAAGTCTCACAGCCTACACAACGGTTGCCATCGTCTTTAGAGACACAGTGTTACCAGCTTGTTTGTGGCCTTCTTCGCCTCACATAATCACTGGTGATGcatgacaaccaccaccaccaccaggaccaagGCTATGACGTGAACTGTATCAAATCatgggttaggttgagttagttAGCCAAATTTCTGATGACAGTTCTTTCCACCTAAAAATCCAAAATCTCCGACAGGCCCCAAGGTTGCTGCTgtacaggaaaggaagagcgGGTTTGTGCCAtcccttgcatttttttttttttcgtgggacCTGACCTAGCCTGCCTAACGAGACACTGGGGTAGTAAACCAGGTGAGGACGTGCGTCCCTAAAGGCAACATTCACTCCTGGCACCATCACTTATCCCTTATCCCCTGCCGCGCCGCCCGTCCCCCTGAGGGTCACTCATCTCAACATAAATTTtgtgaccaccaccacatcgAGGTACACTTTTAAACAAATCTGATACACAACACTGCTGAACAAAACACACctacaaaacagcaaaaaataagCAAATTAGAAGAAAGTAcaagaatgtaaacaaaaccataAACACGAGAATTGATTACCTAGCTTAATGTACACTCAAATCTCCCAGGTACACCTTTAGAATAAATCACTTGTGTGCCTGATCAACGTAAACCAGCACAccccacacatgcacacgcacacaggtcacacacacacacgtacacatgcCATGTGCACCAAAAAACCCAGCATGTTTTTGAGTGTTGCCCTGACCACCACTTCTATTCACCACAGTTCCCCGCTAATTACGGGACGTGGGGCACCTaacacgccgccaccaccaccccacgtccttgttttattcccatgcatGATATCTAGGTGATGTTGAGTCAAATGCGGCAGTGGGTACCAGAGACGTGACTCGTGTGGCTCACCTGACAACGCGTGGCCGGGAAAGGGAAGATGGCGGTGTTGTGGTAGAGGCTACAACACACCTGCGGAAATCCACACCCACTGGCAATACTTATGAATATACTTGTTGATTCTCCCACTTTTACCTATgattatttatataatatttatttttctagctTTCTAGGTGActgtttgtgtttctgataGTTCACTTATTGATTTCGTGATTGCCTTGTATTCCATTTATTACTTGATTATTTGTTCATTATTCCAGTCTTGAAAGTTAAAAGTAGCAAAGATTTATTTTCAATGATAATCTTTCTCTTAAAATAAGCTATGAATATCTCACAGAAACTTGCCTTAGGGAGGGTCCTTACCTCTTGAATTTATCGCACTCAATAATGTCAAGCGCAGGTTTTGAAGAGAGACACACTGGGGCATACCGTAATCTCcatcatttatataaactttACAACTTGACACAGATCCTGCAAAAGCTCTAAAATGCCAAGCCTGCATGAGCCAAGAGATAAAATACTACAGCAGGACTAACATTtccttatgtatatatatatatatatatatatatatatatatatatatatatatatatatatatatatatatatatatatatatatatatatcccttaaACCACAATGGAAGAGACGTAACACTGAAACCAATGAAACACTAATGATTTTTCCACAAATATCATTCAGATCCCAAACAAGTGGCTGGCATCAAGTTAAAATATTCAGCATCATcatacacacaacaaacacaaggcCAGACGACATAAGGAAACTGCAGAAAGCCAGCTgacctacgagagagagagagagagagtcactgtcACATCATTATATACACTAGAAGCAATACTTTTAAACTGATTTCCTAGTTAGCTTTTCATAAATTAAGTAACACttcttgtcatatgaagagttTCTAGGCAAGTCGTACTCCTTCATAcacattaaatttttttttgtccaaacCAAAACTATTCATCTTATAACTATTACACTTTCAATGCCTTGTAGTCAGTTGTTGACTTGGTGATTGGAACCCTTACAATTTAGTTAAATGAAGTTGCTGTAGTTTCGAGAAGAGGTTGGATGAATTTGTAAAAAAATGTTTGTCCACACATCCCAGGTTGAGCAGGAAGGATATCAAGCTTGGCACCGCTATGATACATTTATCCTTCGTGACAATTTGGGGATTACAGGAGTCCCATCTTCAATCACATAGAATAAACCCTGAATAACTTAATTGCTATGCCGCTGTGCTTTCCTGTTCACCCGGCCATGCTGCGCCCATGGACAAGCCCTCTTCCCAAGACCATCCAACCTCCTCTTGAAACTTAAGCAACTTTATTGAACTGAATTGTAAGGATTTCAATCACCAAGCTAACAATCAGCTACATGACATCGGAAGTGTAATAATCACAAGGTGAACAGTTCTCTGGTTTGaacaaaaagaatatataatgtATATGGAAAAGAAGGATTAGTCTAAAAAGTCTTCAAATGACAGAAGCTGTGACTTCAGTTTATGAGAAGCTTACTAGGAAATCAGTCACACCTTGTTAGTAGTTTAAAAGTATTGTTTCTAGTATAAGTAATTATGACAGTAACTACTTTCTCTTGTGTAGGTCATCTGGCTTGTGAcagtcccccctctctctctctctctctctctcctaaataaATACCACAAAAGAACACCTGTCCATCTCCCTCCAGCTTAACTAAATCTGCATGGAACTTTGCAGCTTTTTGAATGATCTCTCTTTAGGAACTCAGTGTCACAGCTTGTATGAAGTTTAAAAAATTGACCTATCAAAAGTTATTAGCACAGTACAACAGCCTGCCAGGCAGAGCACAGCCAGAGGGACCACACCACTAGTAGTGCTTAATAAAACAccagtggaaaaaataaaaacaacatttatTCAGATCAGCAAAAGATTCATTGGCCAAAAGCTCTCATTAAATACTAAGGAAATAAAGTCAGCTCATTGGTGTCCTGCAAGTCAACCATTCCTTCCTGAGCAGACAGACTGGCAGGCGTGACAACAAGTGCTGCCGACTGTCATCTAACATGCAGCAACAATAAGAAAGTTACTAACAACATGCACTTAATACAAAATATGACTTAACACCTTACAACTTGAATAAATCACAAAGTATCTTTAGATTTGCAGAGTCTGCATTTTCAGGTGTAACTTACAAGAAAGTCAGTAAATTAACATGTTCTGATGTCCCAactaagaacataaggaaataagtaGGCAGCTCCTGAAATGCACTATTAAGACTCATTTGCTACCATAAGTGTGCCAAGGAAGACCATCCACAAACACTCCATCAAAGCTTAAAGCTTCACAAAATATATCCTATCACAAAGTACACTAACACCTCACCAAGACCATTTTCATTATAAcactatttctttccctttagcTCCACTTGCAAGAAAAATGAGGACTGAAACCGTAAATGTATAAAATTAATTgctacataaatacataataaaataaaataaataaatatacaagatTATAAATATGGAGCCTTCTTTTCATGTAATACATGTATATTATCATGGCAAGAggaaattttacacacacacacacacacacacacacacacacacacacacacatattttagCAGCATCATACCAATGTTTTTAATGAATATTTTGCAGTTagcttctcttttcttgttttgggACCATCACCTACTTCTACTTGTACATAAAATCACACATCAAGAAACTTGTCAGACAGATGGATGCACTGCAGAATATAACATAAATGAAAACTAAACCATCATCCAATAGTGCTCATTAAACAGACCAAATCATCATCAAAACAAACTCCTTAACATAAACCAAACCAACATCAAAAAGTGTTTATTATTACACACTAAATCATTACTGAAAGTAATAGTTAAACTAAATTTTTGTTAATAAGTGCTAGTTAACACAAACCAAACTGTTATCAATAAAAACTATCTAAAAACCAAACTGCAGTGAAGTGCTATCTAACCAAACCATCATGAAAAGTGCTATTTAACACAAGCCAAGCTGCTGTCCTTGGGTGCTATttaacacaaaccaaaccattatcaaaaacacaAGATAACACAAACAAAATCACAATCAGTAAATGCAAGTTAAATGCTAATTAACAAACAGAATCCTCAAATCCTGGAGCTTGCTGAGCCATTGCAAACAAATCACAGAAGTGCTGCAGCACTATGGAAACTAGCTATCTATAAACCAGGCCAGCAATACCACATAGAATGatccagacaaagcaccacacaaatcattcacactctcagcCCTATCAGTCCCCGATGGAATGGAAACTAAGTACAACAAAAGCTTCCTTACATTGTCACTTACACTAAAGCCTCAGAAAGTAAGTACCATCAGGAGCTCTGGTAACTCTCATTCAACAAGGCActtttccttcagttcctcctGACTATCCATCTCTTCACCCACTCTGATGTCCATTCTTTAGCCATACAACACCTGCACTTGccccaccttccctcttctttctctctcaaatacAGTAAATTctcaaaataattaattatttcaGGGGAAGGCTCTTTTACAACACATCTATACCCACACACCACGCCTACACCCCACTGTCACCATAATTTTCATTATTCACACCATataaccacacaccacaccacctcttcattaccaccatcaccacactacATGTATCACACTGAGGTTCTTCAACTCCCACACATGTACTGCATTCACCAAGGAAGTGCAGAAGGTAAAATAATCTAGTGGATATCTTACACAGGGTTTAAACACAGGCTGTAGGCAGGTTAACAGATATATAAGAATCAGCAGGTGATTTTGATATCTTACAGACAAATGAACATATGAAAGATTAGATAATGACCAATGAATATATAATGAGATGGGATAAGTTTTGCTAAGCGATGCACCAGTTCAGTATTGAGATGAAcattgatgataaaaaaaaaaaaaaaaaaaaacaatgataacagcaataataataatcatctaTGTCCATAATACAGCCTGATACTACAACAGATACATCaaagaatggatggatggatggatagatggatggaagtTCATGGCCCAGTGTATGCGATGCCACACACTCAACTGGTACTGCATCACACTCCTGCTCACAACGGGACTGCAGCAACAAGAAGAGATGTAACAGGAACacaaaaatcaaatcaaaacaAATTACTAACAATAAAAATGGTCCTTGGTTTCTGTAGTTCACTAACTTGGAGTGTTCACACCAAGACATGACAAGCTTGTCAGATGTATAGCTAAATAATGTCTATATGGGCGTTGTTGCTGAGATGGTTATTTCCTTTTACACAAAGAAAAGCATGTACATAACTGTACAAGAGTATGAAGCAACATATTACACAAACTCAATTAATTTTCACATAATAAAGTGTAGTTATTAAGTCACTCTTTGTCTCACCACTTCAGTAACTTGTGAATGCTCATTTCAACAATCATGATGCTTTGTACTTGTGGCCGCAGCAGCATGGTGATGATAGGTGAGGTCTGGCAATCAGCAGTGCTGTCACAACATGCATCCTACAAGCCATTTCAGTCCTGCCTCAATCACAACTGGGAAATTTTGAATAAgtacatttttcttcatcactATAGTGTTTCTCCAAAACTAGGTAAGTAATTCTGAGATTCACACATCATTACGATAAATTATACTGTGCAATACAGTTTGATATGAAATTTCAGACACCAGCATTAACCTGTGACTGGCATCTACTTCACACTCATGGACAAAATTAGGTTACAAAAATAATGCTTCCTGTTTTAAGTAGAGCTGCACTAGGGagggggaatttttttttttttttttgaagacatgttttcataTAACAAAGACATCATTTGGAGGCAAAGGAGGGCACCTACTTGTATGGCTACTACTGGTTCCTGGAGGAGCAAGGGGTCAGCACCTGGACAAGGCTTATAGCAAACTGCCACTGAGGAGCAGAACATAACACCCCCTGCCCTCTGCCATGGCACTGCTCTCCTGCTGTCTTGAGATGCCACCACTTACAGCATCACTCAGCACCACATCTGAGAGCATTAGGAAAACTCAACCCAGCCTCAGCCTGCCCCTGTCTGCATCACACAGCCACTACAGACAATTTCATAATGCCCTGTTCAAATACCATACAGAAGAGTGATAGCAAGGCTCCACGTCAGATTCTTCAGTGTTTTGATTACTGCAAGTCTTCTATAACCAAGTAACTGAGACTGTTAGGTAGCATTATTATTCTCTTGTTGAATTAAATATgtatccaacacacacacacagacacacacacacacactaacaaacacaTAAGATATCAATGAAATACACACATCATCATATGTTATCAAAGAATTAAATGTTAGAGTTCATGTTCACATATGTATGAAtgcacaagaaaatgaaaataaggacaTGCTTATGAATAAAACAGAAACAATGAGGATACACACAATGAATTTGGAAACACTGGGCTTGAACATCAACACAACAATATAGGATTACAAAtaagtatcataaaaaaaaaaaaaaaaagttatcctgGACTTTTAGCTCACACTTCAGAATTATAAGT carries:
- the LOC135110267 gene encoding large ribosomal subunit protein eL28-like gives rise to the protein MSSDLCWQVIRNNHANLLKKRNVSKPFSKEANNLKNVNSPRYNGLCRRKVIGIEPASGGKGIIISHKTAKYQNKPVKNLVKTTVKAGPRRALNSIRRFIRHNSYRKDLKMAALRRASAILRSQRAQPFKKSRRRTYKAVKKE